In Verrucomicrobiota bacterium, a single window of DNA contains:
- the ccoS gene encoding cbb3-type cytochrome oxidase assembly protein CcoS, which translates to MSVLLFLIPLSVLFAAGFFAAFLWSVKSGQYRDTVTPPLRVLLEETNVPKRKQEKSSSSRRQPQT; encoded by the coding sequence ATGAGTGTCTTGTTGTTCCTCATCCCCTTGAGCGTGTTGTTCGCCGCGGGATTCTTTGCCGCCTTCCTCTGGTCGGTGAAAAGCGGACAATACCGTGACACCGTTACTCCACCGCTCCGGGTCCTGCTCGAAGAGACAAACGTGCCCAAAAGAAAGCAAGAGAAGAGTAGTTCCAGCCGGCGCCAGCCTCAAACATAG